A part of Hydrogenobacter sp. T-8 genomic DNA contains:
- a CDS encoding anthranilate synthase component II, giving the protein MRVLMIDNYDSFTYNLVQYLQMLSADVAVRRNDEISLEDIRRAKPDAIVISPGPCTPKEAGISVDVIREFYREIPILGVCLGHQSIGYAFGARIVRAKRLMHGKTSQITHTGEGIFEGLKNPFTAVRYHSLVIDKSTLPEVLKITAWSEDDEIMGIQHVEYPLFGVQFHPESVLSEEGMKLLENFLRIAKERVLV; this is encoded by the coding sequence ATGCGAGTCCTTATGATAGACAACTATGATTCCTTTACCTACAACTTGGTGCAATACCTGCAGATGCTTTCTGCGGATGTGGCTGTAAGAAGAAACGATGAGATAAGCCTTGAGGACATAAGAAGGGCAAAGCCAGATGCTATTGTGATATCTCCTGGACCCTGCACTCCAAAGGAAGCAGGCATATCTGTGGATGTCATAAGGGAGTTTTACAGGGAAATACCCATACTGGGTGTTTGCTTGGGTCATCAGTCTATAGGCTATGCCTTTGGGGCAAGGATAGTGAGGGCAAAAAGGCTTATGCATGGCAAGACTTCTCAGATAACACACACAGGCGAGGGCATCTTCGAAGGTCTCAAAAACCCTTTTACTGCGGTAAGATATCATTCTCTTGTCATAGACAAGAGCACCCTGCCAGAGGTTTTAAAGATAACCGCGTGGTCTGAAGACGATGAAATAATGGGTATCCAACATGTGGAGTATCCTCTCTTTGGTGTCCAGTTTCATCCAGAATCCGTTCTTTCAGAAGAAGGTATGAAACTTCTTGAAAACTTTCTTAGAATAGCAAAGGAGAGAGTTTTGGTATAA
- the purD gene encoding phosphoribosylamine--glycine ligase, producing MKVLVVGNGGREHAIAWKLSQSPLIKALYCAKGNAGTSRIARNIPIEPTDIKALADFAQREGIDFTVVGPEAPLCAGLVDEFERRGLRVFGPSQRASMLEGSKVFAKEFMQRHGIPTAEFHVFEDPQKARNFVKDFGVPVVIKADGLASGKGVVVCKSQEEAMQAIERLMVRKSLGEAGSRVIIEEYLEGEEASYIVLLNGDRYLPLPTSQDHKRLLDGDMGPNTGGMGAYSPNPFVDEDTEKAIREQIVERVIEGLKREGIYYRGFLYVGLMLTHRGPKVLEFNARLGDPEAQPLLMRLREDFLQTLLDFYEGKDISLDIDPRHTLCVVLASKGYPEKPEDGKEVLGLEEVEKLEDIVLFHAGTEERNGKIYTRGGRVLNVCAWGRDLQEARERAYKAVEKIRFEGMHYRRDIGLRGIRSLTERKCF from the coding sequence GTGAAGGTTTTAGTGGTCGGCAATGGTGGTAGGGAGCACGCCATAGCATGGAAGCTGTCTCAAAGTCCTTTGATAAAAGCTCTTTATTGTGCTAAGGGAAATGCTGGCACTTCAAGGATAGCCAGAAATATACCCATAGAGCCTACAGACATAAAAGCCCTCGCGGACTTTGCCCAAAGAGAAGGTATTGACTTTACGGTGGTTGGACCAGAGGCACCCTTGTGTGCTGGTCTTGTGGACGAGTTTGAAAGGAGGGGTCTAAGGGTCTTTGGACCCTCTCAGAGGGCTTCTATGCTTGAGGGGAGTAAGGTCTTTGCTAAGGAGTTTATGCAAAGGCATGGTATACCCACCGCAGAGTTTCATGTATTTGAAGACCCACAAAAGGCGAGGAATTTTGTGAAGGATTTTGGTGTTCCAGTGGTTATAAAGGCGGATGGGCTTGCAAGTGGTAAGGGGGTGGTGGTTTGTAAGAGCCAAGAAGAAGCTATGCAAGCCATAGAAAGGCTAATGGTAAGAAAAAGTCTTGGCGAAGCGGGGTCAAGGGTGATTATAGAAGAATACCTTGAAGGTGAAGAAGCCTCTTACATAGTGCTTCTCAATGGAGACAGATACCTACCTCTGCCTACCTCTCAAGACCACAAAAGACTTCTTGACGGTGATATGGGTCCAAACACAGGTGGCATGGGAGCATACTCACCCAATCCTTTTGTGGACGAAGATACAGAGAAAGCCATAAGGGAGCAGATAGTAGAAAGGGTAATAGAAGGTCTAAAGAGAGAGGGCATATACTACAGGGGCTTTCTGTATGTGGGGCTTATGCTTACCCATAGAGGACCAAAGGTGTTAGAGTTTAACGCAAGGCTTGGAGACCCAGAAGCCCAGCCACTTCTTATGAGGCTAAGGGAAGACTTCCTCCAAACTCTGCTTGATTTTTATGAAGGCAAGGATATAAGCCTTGATATAGACCCAAGGCATACCCTGTGCGTAGTCCTTGCAAGCAAGGGCTATCCAGAAAAGCCAGAGGATGGTAAGGAGGTCTTGGGGCTTGAGGAAGTGGAAAAATTAGAGGATATAGTGCTTTTCCATGCTGGAACGGAGGAAAGGAATGGCAAAATATACACAAGGGGTGGAAGGGTTTTGAATGTATGTGCTTGGGGAAGGGACTTACAGGAAGCAAGGGAAAGGGCTTACAAGGCGGTTGAGAAGATAAGGTTTGAGGGCATGCATTACAGAAGGGACATAGGGCTTAGGGGGATAAGGTCGTTAACTGAAAGAAAGTGCTTTTAA
- a CDS encoding flippase-like domain-containing protein — translation MYRSILYGILLTLLFVGGSLVYIVKKTFTKDFFNVLIHADKKYMLLSLLFMFLYHSFDNIRLFVLSRAMKLRYSFLYGYMVSFINTFGATITPAHMGGEFMSMYTLSRKGGKLHKVMSIVTMKTITGMTFFILALPYAFIYLYKNPSHGVRIIYILFFFLSLGLILYSLFRLLFNRKTAQNQKFMQRLIYTFKKYLVVSKIFLRDKKGSILIASISSVLLYISFLASGAFLLKSFNPEPKLLNLIEHQLMLLYAIFISPTPGGSGVGEVGALYAFEPFLELSLLGGFSLLWRFITQYLSAIIGGFLLAFLLIKDAKRFKDA, via the coding sequence ATGTATAGGTCAATTCTGTATGGCATACTCCTTACCCTCCTATTTGTGGGCGGTTCATTGGTCTATATAGTCAAGAAGACTTTTACAAAGGACTTTTTTAACGTGCTTATCCATGCGGACAAGAAGTATATGCTCCTTTCACTTTTGTTTATGTTTCTCTACCATAGCTTTGACAACATTAGGCTTTTTGTGCTTTCAAGGGCTATGAAGCTGAGGTATTCCTTCCTTTACGGTTATATGGTTTCTTTTATAAACACTTTTGGAGCAACCATAACGCCTGCCCACATGGGTGGTGAGTTCATGTCCATGTATACCCTCTCAAGGAAAGGCGGAAAACTTCACAAAGTTATGAGTATCGTCACTATGAAGACCATAACAGGGATGACCTTTTTTATTCTGGCTTTGCCTTATGCCTTTATCTATCTTTATAAAAACCCTTCTCATGGAGTAAGGATAATCTACATTCTGTTCTTTTTCTTAAGCTTGGGCTTGATTTTATACTCACTCTTCAGACTACTTTTTAACAGAAAAACCGCACAAAACCAGAAGTTTATGCAAAGACTGATATATACCTTTAAGAAATACCTTGTAGTTTCAAAGATATTTTTAAGGGATAAAAAGGGGAGCATATTAATTGCCTCTATAAGCAGTGTGCTTTTGTATATATCCTTTTTGGCGTCTGGTGCCTTTCTTCTAAAGAGCTTTAACCCAGAACCTAAGTTATTAAATCTTATAGAACACCAGCTTATGCTGTTGTATGCCATATTTATAAGTCCAACTCCGGGTGGAAGTGGTGTGGGGGAGGTGGGGGCATTGTATGCCTTTGAACCCTTCTTAGAGCTTTCTCTTCTTGGAGGCTTTTCCTTGCTTTGGAGGTTTATAACTCAGTATTTGAGTGCCATAATTGGAGGCTTTTTGCTAGCCTTCCTTCTTATAAAGGATGCTAAAAGGTTTAAAGATGCTTGA